A section of the Pochonia chlamydosporia 170 chromosome 2, whole genome shotgun sequence genome encodes:
- a CDS encoding acyl-protein thioesterase-1-like protein (similar to Metarhizium robertsii ARSEF 23 XP_007817400.1) produces the protein MSAASSTSSIRRMAPLVFPAVGRHTATVIFIHGLGDTGHGWSDAVEMWRKRQPMNEIKFILPHAPHIPITMNAGFQMPGWFDIKSLSKGENEDEPRILQSREYFHGLIQQEIKDGISADRIILGGFSQGGAMSIFAGLTAPVKIGGIVGLSSWLLLNQKFKECVPEGDINKDTPIFMGHGDRDPLVLYDLAQDSEKALKSMGYGVTFKTYRGMQHSACLEELNDVEAFLKERLPQKEN, from the exons ATGAGCGCCgcttcatcaacttcatccatCCGCAGAATGGCACCGTTGGTATTCCCTGCCGTGGGCCGCCATACCGCCaccgtcatcttcattcaCGGCCTGGGCGACACGGGACACGGATGGTCAGATGCAGTAGAAATGTGGAGGAAGCGTCAGCCCATGAATGAGATCAAGTTTATTTTGCCGCATGCGCCGCATATTCCCATTACCATG AATGCTGGTTTTCAGATGCCGGGATGGTTCGACATT AAATCCCTCTCTAAGGGCgagaatgaagatgagccTCGCATTTTGCAATCCCGCGAATATTTCCACGGCCTAATCCAGCAGGAGATCAAGGACGGTATTTCTGCCGATCGTATTATTCTGGGCGGCTTCTCTCAAGGTGGTGCCATGAGCATATTCGCCGGTCTCACAGCCCCAGTCAAGATTGGCGGCATTGTTGGTCTATCGTCGTGGCTTCTTTTGAACCAAAAGTTCAAGGAATGCGTCCCCGAAGGCGATATCAACAAAGACACGCCTATTTTCATGGGTCACGGCGACCGCGATCCTCTGGTACTCTATGATCTTGCTCAAGACAGCGAAAAGGCACTGAAGTCGATGGGTTACGGTGTTACTTTCAAGACTTACCG AGGAATGCAACATTCGGCCTGCCTGGAAGAGCTGAACGACGTCGAAGCTTTCCTCAAAGAGCGATTGCCACAGAAGGAAAACTAG